Proteins encoded by one window of Arachis ipaensis cultivar K30076 chromosome B04, Araip1.1, whole genome shotgun sequence:
- the LOC107636338 gene encoding myosin-binding protein H-like has protein sequence MAALADVLWSDDDVRPPPADADDREITIPWGVWVHEKPPASRRSRARAVIGTPSPPAPAAGPSSSTAAAPSPSTDPPAAPEPTYLLVQRLFRFLERERHHVRRRSDRMDQALISLGAELPPLPDSPASDEQDHQEEDAEAPAQQDAPDTTEPAHMEAPPQTQETQPVPQPQSEPEPIVVPPTDPPV, from the coding sequence ATGGCAGCCCTGGCTGATGTCCTGTGGTCAGATGATGATGTGCGACCACCACCAGCTGACGCAGATGACAGGGAGATTACTATCCCCTGGGGTgtttgggtgcacgagaagccaccTGCTAGCCGCCGCTCTCGGGCTAGGGCTGTCATAGGGACACCTTCACCCCCAGCCCCTGCAGCTGGCCCATCCTCTTCTACAGCCGCAGCTCCTTCACCATCTACAGACCCTCCAGCAGCACCTGAGCCTACCTATCTCCTGGTCCAGCGTCTCTTCCGGTTCTTAGAGCGAGAGCGACACCATGTCAGACGCCGTTCGGATCGGATGGACCAGGCCCTTATCTCTCTGGGCGCTGAGCTACCTCCGCTTCCCGATTCTCCggcctccgatgagcaggatcatcaggaggaggaCGCGGAGGCACCAGCTCAGCAGGATGCCCCTGACACTACAGAGCCAGCACACATGGAGGCACCACCTCAGACGCAGGAGACTCAGCCGGTCCCACAGCCACAGTCAGAGCCAGAGCCTATCGTTGTACCTCCCACTGATCCTCCggtttag